In Ostrea edulis chromosome 4, xbOstEdul1.1, whole genome shotgun sequence, a single window of DNA contains:
- the LOC125669487 gene encoding receptor-type tyrosine-protein phosphatase alpha-like isoform X1, with product MTVRGHPTDMDSDVEENPDPMLLAALFAIIILLLILIILFIRRCMKCRQKSASVVRYVNPVLTIPETQTPLIHDRVTIVLEEIDHSVAPQQDEIPEVVVEYCNLKSYRVLLDQFIREVDEKRDNDSFREEFKEIPNGLLELHSAALRKENKSRNRYKKVYPYDYCRVVLDTSDKTGSTDYVNACFVHGYDHDKEYIAAQGPFTNDTLIDFWRMIWQNRCTRIVMLTNLFEGDRMKCLQYWPEGEIMRFGQFMIRPDSQDIFEQYTIRRIIVEKGDEKKRVTQYHFTAWPDCRVPDDIETLLDFRNLVINGISIDEGPIVVHCSAGIGRTGTFIALDTLLKEASANESIDVINCVSKLRQQRAFSIQTDMQYAFLHEAIVHALTHQNLTAAFHKVDEM from the exons ATATGGATTCAGATGTTGAGGAAAATCCAGATCCTATGCTCCTTGCAGCTTTATTTGCCATCATCATCCTTCTACTCATTCTCATAATCCTGTTCATCAGGAG ATGTATGAAATGTCGACAGAAGAGTGCCTCGGTAGTACGGTATGTAAACCCTGTGTTAACCATTCCCGAGACCCAGACTCCCCTGATACACGACCGTGTCACCATAGTACTGGAAGAAATCGATCACAGCGTTGCTCCGCAACAAGATGAAATACCGGAAGTCGTTGTAGAGTACTGCAATCTCAAGTCGTACCGAGTACTACTCGATCAGTTTATCAGGGAGGTAGATGAAAAAAGGGACAACGATAGTTTCCGTGAGGAATTCAAA GAAATCCCTAATGGATTGTTAGAACTGCATTCTGCTGCCCTGAGGAAGGAAAATAAATCCAGAAATAGGTACAAGAAAGTCTATCCAT ATGATTATTGCCGTGTTGTTTTGGATACGAGCGACAAAACCGGAAGTACAGATTATGTGAACGCTTGTTTCGTACAT GGATATGACCACGATAAAGAATACATTGCGGCACAAG GTCCATTCACGAACGACACACTGATTGACTTCTGGAGGATGATCTGGCAGAATCGATGTACACGAATTGTGATGCTGACAAATCTGTTCGAAGGAGATCGG ATGAAGTGTCTGCAATATTGGCCAGAGGGAGAAATCATGCGCTTTGGTCAGTTCATGATTAGACCAGACTCCCAGGACATCTTTGAGCAGTACACCATCAGACGAATCATTGTGGAAAAG GGAGACGAGAAGAAACGAGTGACACAATATCACTTCACTGCTTGGCCAGACTGTCGTGTTCCAGATGACATCGAGACGTTACTGGACTTCAGAAACCTTGTCATCAACGGAATTTCGATTGACGAAGGACCAATTGTAGTCCACTGCAG TGCTGGTATTGGTCGAACGGGAACATTTATAGCACTAGATACACTCCTCAAAGAAGCATCTGCGAATGAGAGCATTGACGTCATCAACTGTGTTTCTAAACTTCGCCAACAGAGGGCGTTTTCCATCCAAACAGAC ATGCAATACGCGTTCCTTCATGAGGCCATCGTTCATGCCCTTACACATCAGAACTTAACGGCTGCTTTTCATAAAGTGGACGAGATGTAA
- the LOC125669487 gene encoding receptor-type tyrosine-protein phosphatase alpha-like isoform X2 gives MDSDVEENPDPMLLAALFAIIILLLILIILFIRRCMKCRQKSASVVRYVNPVLTIPETQTPLIHDRVTIVLEEIDHSVAPQQDEIPEVVVEYCNLKSYRVLLDQFIREVDEKRDNDSFREEFKEIPNGLLELHSAALRKENKSRNRYKKVYPYDYCRVVLDTSDKTGSTDYVNACFVHGYDHDKEYIAAQGPFTNDTLIDFWRMIWQNRCTRIVMLTNLFEGDRMKCLQYWPEGEIMRFGQFMIRPDSQDIFEQYTIRRIIVEKGDEKKRVTQYHFTAWPDCRVPDDIETLLDFRNLVINGISIDEGPIVVHCSAGIGRTGTFIALDTLLKEASANESIDVINCVSKLRQQRAFSIQTDMQYAFLHEAIVHALTHQNLTAAFHKVDEM, from the exons ATGGATTCAGATGTTGAGGAAAATCCAGATCCTATGCTCCTTGCAGCTTTATTTGCCATCATCATCCTTCTACTCATTCTCATAATCCTGTTCATCAGGAG ATGTATGAAATGTCGACAGAAGAGTGCCTCGGTAGTACGGTATGTAAACCCTGTGTTAACCATTCCCGAGACCCAGACTCCCCTGATACACGACCGTGTCACCATAGTACTGGAAGAAATCGATCACAGCGTTGCTCCGCAACAAGATGAAATACCGGAAGTCGTTGTAGAGTACTGCAATCTCAAGTCGTACCGAGTACTACTCGATCAGTTTATCAGGGAGGTAGATGAAAAAAGGGACAACGATAGTTTCCGTGAGGAATTCAAA GAAATCCCTAATGGATTGTTAGAACTGCATTCTGCTGCCCTGAGGAAGGAAAATAAATCCAGAAATAGGTACAAGAAAGTCTATCCAT ATGATTATTGCCGTGTTGTTTTGGATACGAGCGACAAAACCGGAAGTACAGATTATGTGAACGCTTGTTTCGTACAT GGATATGACCACGATAAAGAATACATTGCGGCACAAG GTCCATTCACGAACGACACACTGATTGACTTCTGGAGGATGATCTGGCAGAATCGATGTACACGAATTGTGATGCTGACAAATCTGTTCGAAGGAGATCGG ATGAAGTGTCTGCAATATTGGCCAGAGGGAGAAATCATGCGCTTTGGTCAGTTCATGATTAGACCAGACTCCCAGGACATCTTTGAGCAGTACACCATCAGACGAATCATTGTGGAAAAG GGAGACGAGAAGAAACGAGTGACACAATATCACTTCACTGCTTGGCCAGACTGTCGTGTTCCAGATGACATCGAGACGTTACTGGACTTCAGAAACCTTGTCATCAACGGAATTTCGATTGACGAAGGACCAATTGTAGTCCACTGCAG TGCTGGTATTGGTCGAACGGGAACATTTATAGCACTAGATACACTCCTCAAAGAAGCATCTGCGAATGAGAGCATTGACGTCATCAACTGTGTTTCTAAACTTCGCCAACAGAGGGCGTTTTCCATCCAAACAGAC ATGCAATACGCGTTCCTTCATGAGGCCATCGTTCATGCCCTTACACATCAGAACTTAACGGCTGCTTTTCATAAAGTGGACGAGATGTAA